A window of Streptomyces sp. NBC_01689 genomic DNA:
CCCGGCACCCCCGACGGCGACGGTGCCGCCGCGGAGACCGCACCGAAACCGGCCACATCGTGGTGGCGGCGGGCACGGACCGCGCCCGTGAAGGCGACGAGCACGCCCAAGACCGCGAAACCGGTCCCCGTCACCGAGGACGAGGGCGGTGCCCCACGGGTGCGGCGGCTCCCCCGGCTCCGTACGTGGACCAACCCCCTGCTCCTGCTCGCGGCCGTGCTGCTCGTCGCGGGTGCCGCCCTCGGCAACTGGTTCGCGCTCGGGCTCGGCTGGCTCATCGCCTACGGGTCCCGCCGGCTGAGCCCCCACGAGTCGAAGTGGGCGGTCCTCGGCATGCCCGGACTGGTGGCCGCGGCCGGCATCGTCTGGCTGTGGGGCCGTACGGACGGCCGCTGGGGTGACCCGATCGCCGAGGGGCACATGGACGAGGCGCTCGCGCAGACCTGGCCATGGGTGGTGCGGGGCGCGGCGGTCGCCTCGGCGCTGTACCTGGTGTGGCGCTCCCAGCGCCGCCGCTGACGGCCCCCGGCCCGGACCGGCACCGAATCCCGGGCCGGCACCGGGACCGCACTCGGGCCGCCCTTCGCCGACCGATCCGGACCACCCCGGATCGCCCGCGTGCGGTCTGGGCACAATGGGGCACATGCATAGCGCACCGATGCCCTCGCGCGGGCTGACCGTCGGCTTCGACCTCGACATGACCCTGATCGACTCCCGCCCCGGCATCCACGCCTGCTACCGGGCGCTCTCGGCCCGCACGGACACGTACATCGACTGCGACCTCGTCGTCACCCGGCTCGGACCACCGCTGGAGGACGAACTCGTCAACTGGTTCCCGGCGGACCGGGTCCCGGCCGTGGCCGACCTCTACCGCGAGCTGTATCCCGAGTACGCCGTCACCGGCACGCTCGCCATGCCGGGGGCCCACGAGGCCGTCGAGGCGGTGCGGGCGGCGGGCGGGCGCAGCATCGTCGTCACCGCGAAGTGGGAGCCCAACGCCGCGCTGCACCTCAGGCACCTGGGGATCGCCGCGGACGCGGTCGTCGGCAACCTGTGGGCCGAGCGGAAGGCGGAGGCCCTGCGCGCGCACGGCGCGAGCGT
This region includes:
- a CDS encoding HAD family hydrolase translates to MPSRGLTVGFDLDMTLIDSRPGIHACYRALSARTDTYIDCDLVVTRLGPPLEDELVNWFPADRVPAVADLYRELYPEYAVTGTLAMPGAHEAVEAVRAAGGRSIVVTAKWEPNAALHLRHLGIAADAVVGNLWAERKAEALRAHGASVYVGDHTGDVRGARTADAYAVAVATGPCDAAELRAAGADVVLTDLTQFPAWLGGYREAAPA